Within Dermacentor variabilis isolate Ectoservices chromosome 8, ASM5094787v1, whole genome shotgun sequence, the genomic segment ATCGTATTGTAAAGTTGCAGCGGCCACATATAGTTGCAATGACATTGAATCACTTTTCATTCGGCTTGAGTGTGACTTCATCATTGGTGCAGTTTATCAGCCACCGAACGGTAACCTTGCAGGATTTCTCGATAAGCAGGAAACAATTTTCTGCGCAGTGTCAAAGCAGCGAAATGAACCAGTGATTATAGTAGGCGACATGAACATAAACGCATATAACATGCATGACCGTGACTATAGCTATTTGTTGCAATCTTACAACTATCGTAATTTAATTACGTCACCGACGCGTATCACTAAAACATCTTCGTCTTTCATTGACCACGCATTAACAAATCTAGACACGGGGGTTACCGGAGGCGCTTACCTAGAGCCAATCTCTATCCAACCTATCTTTGCCAACCAAATATCCAGCCAACCTATCTTTGCTGCTTTAGATCATCCAACtagtacaaaaagaaaataagaaacaacATTGCAATGAAAGCAGATTACAAGGTATTACGAGAAGAAATCCTTCGAATTAATTTCAGCAAAATTTTGAACGAGGATATCGACATTGAAATAACAAACCTAATTGCATATTTCAATATCCCCGTAGATAGGAGTAATCGCAAGGTCATGAAGGGTCGACATGACACGCCCATGTGCCCTTGGATGACAGAGCAAATACTTCAAACACTTAAGGCCAAAGAATACTGGCATGAGAAATGGCGccataataaaaataatatatacTATTTACAGCAATTCAAAGTACAGCGGAATAAATCTGTCGCTATGATTCGATCGCGCAAAATGGCGTATTCCTGGACCTAAAAAAGCTGAACTGGATGAAATCATACGTTGGAGTTCGACCACAAAACTCAACAAAAATGGTGTATAATTACAGGCTATCGAGAGCACGACGGTGTATAGAAAATTATTTCGCCATTTCATGTGCACAATGGAGGGTGCTACGTAATTGCACGAGTCTGCTGGCAGATAACGCAGTTGCAGTGTTGCTGTTCTCTGCACAATTACTTGATGCAGGAGGAGAGGCTACTAGGTAGTTATTGCCCACCACAGTTTGAAGACGGTAGGACCAGTGCAGGTGTTGATATCCCAAGAGAATGGTGGAACAGCACAGGGCCCCTCGGACGAATAAATCAGCAAGACTGTAATACTTACTCTAAGAAAGCAGCAGAAGTGAGAGACTGCTATGCTATTTTCATGGCCCTGGTTCAGTGAGCTAGCAATGGGTTTCGGTGCAAATTTTGACTTGTACAAATTTTttgcacttcctttttaagtaACAGATTACTTCATACCATAAGATGCGCTAAATATTACGTTTAGTTTTGGTGTGGCTGGATTCCTTAAGTAGTATGATGTCAGCCGTAATAAACattcggcatcatcatcatcatcctatttatgTCCAATGCAGCACTCGGTTAGCGCAGCACTGTCCtttgccaaccgattccaactaccaCCCGCCAATATCCTAATTTGGTCGCACCAGCTAGTCTTCAGCCGTCCTCTAcagcgctttccttctcttggtagccaTTCTGTCACACTAATGGTCCGACGGTTAtttaatctgcgcattacatgacctgcccagcgccatttgtttctcttaatgtcgaatagaatatcgtctgtacctgtttgctctttgatcccaaccgctctctttctgtctcttaaaattatgcctagcattcttcgttcatTCGCTTTTTGTGCTATCCTTACCTTGTTCGCAAGCTTCTTCGGCAGTCTCCAAGGCTCTGCCCCATAATTAAGCACCGGAatacacaagtgtttttttttataattctttATTTCACTTGGATCACTGCGCTGCATGGCGATTCAGTGTTAGTTCATTTGACAACCTATATATTCTCAGCCAGCCAACTCAGCCAACTCAGCCAGGATATTGCCACCATTCACATTCAAACAGACGAACTTTCTGCACTGGCCACTACTTTGCAATCGCGGCAGGATGATCTTGACGACCGGTCTGGGCACGGGGACAGTAGCCTTGACAGAGCGCTGAACTGCTTTCCGTTTGCTATGCAGGCCCTGCTTGCATTCTTCATGCCCTGGCTATCGGCCCCGTCATGTGACCTGATATGCCAGCTTCCGTCACCCGTAACCATGGACCACCGCTACGCCTGCGCGATTGACGAGGTGCCTTCATCGCATCTTGCTTTCGCACCCTTCGTCGACTCATTCTGCCCGGTACAACTCGACCTTAAAACATCCCTCGGATCGACAGCAACACCATCCTCGGCCCAGTACTTAAGAACCCGGCCCTGCAACAgctgcttcagtggacacggggACAGTAGCCTTGACAGAGCGCTGAACTGCTTTCCGTTTGCTATGCAGGTGCGTACAAACCTTCCCTTGTATGCTAAGAAGAGCAATAACGTCTGCTTGTTGCTGTTCCCGTGTCCACAAGTGTTGAGCGAAATTTGTTGTGAATGTTTCTCTATGACCCTTTTATTGTTGCGCGCGGGTGATGTTGAGAGCAACCCTGGGCCCAAAACCACCCGCTCGGAagcttttttagacattgaaTCTTTACCTTCGGATCCCGCTGAACAGATGAAAGTTATTTTTCACTTGCTAAAGGACGTACACACCCGTTCGCTACATAGTTCTAAAACACAAACGGAATTGGCAGCTGACGTTAAAGCGATTAAAACTGGACAGAAATCAATTGAAACCAAAATCACAGCGATTCAAAACCGTTTAGATGAGCTAGAGGAAAATTATAAAAGGTTAGACGAACTCAGCCAGGATATTGCCACCATTCACATTCAAACAGACGAACTTTCTGCACTGGCCACTACTTTGCAATCGCGGCAGGATGATCTTGACGACCGGTCACGGcgtaacaatttaattttctatgGCATCCCAGATTCCGATGAAACCTGGCAGGCGACTGAGGAAAAACTGACTTCTATCCTTAGTGAGTGCCTAACTGAGCC encodes:
- the LOC142591617 gene encoding uncharacterized protein LOC142591617, with product MQVRTNLPLYAKKSNNVCLLLFPCPQVLSEICCECFSMTLLLLRAGDVESNPGPKTTRSEAFLDIESLPSDPAEQMKVIFHLLKDVHTRSLHSSKTQTELAADVKAIKTGQKSIETKITAIQNRLDELEENYKRLDELSQDIATIHIQTDELSALATTLQSRQDDLDDRSRRNNLIFYGIPDSDETWQATEEKLTSILSECLTEPLSPHEIERAHRLGRFVPNKCRPIIAKFLNFKTKDLILAKRNSLKESKVSISEDYSVAARLARKKLLDFAKIQPGSPTHKLRHNKLLMKKKSYMHDPITATVISTDTKSAHASSPSATISANSS